A DNA window from Labrys wisconsinensis contains the following coding sequences:
- a CDS encoding LacI family DNA-binding transcriptional regulator, whose amino-acid sequence MPAPRRPTLREVSAAAKVSLYTASRALGAHAGVAEETRRTVLKTAEDLGYVPNRLARSLKHADSHTLGVLTANNANLFYASLVKGVEKAVQPQGYDCFVADAFEDGVYDAARETRFVAALLEQRAAGIVLTYVPTAQNMRTLSDWRMPLVFVDCLPPEGFERFPSIATDSRLGSHAVGRHFAAHGYRSWAFVGHTPTWTSRFAREAGLREAAADCGAELAVIEGGNDSRTACAAMRAFLGARSRADWPRAVYASNEPLLNGALRALREQRVRIPEEMAIVGFDDFPWADLLDPPQTVVDQQIDELGRLAGSRMLAALEGVPDEGALRLLAAPVLRIRASCGGPVAGAAVSAG is encoded by the coding sequence GTGCCGGCACCGCGTCGTCCGACACTGCGGGAGGTCTCGGCGGCGGCGAAGGTGTCGCTCTACACCGCCTCGCGTGCGCTCGGCGCCCATGCCGGCGTGGCGGAAGAGACGCGGCGGACCGTGCTGAAGACCGCCGAGGACCTCGGCTACGTCCCCAATCGCCTGGCGCGCAGCCTCAAGCATGCCGACAGCCACACCCTCGGCGTGCTGACCGCCAACAACGCCAACCTGTTCTATGCGAGCCTGGTCAAGGGCGTGGAGAAGGCGGTGCAGCCGCAGGGCTATGACTGCTTCGTCGCCGACGCCTTCGAGGACGGGGTCTACGACGCGGCGCGGGAGACCCGGTTCGTCGCCGCGCTCCTCGAGCAGCGCGCGGCGGGCATCGTGCTCACCTATGTGCCGACGGCGCAGAACATGCGCACCCTGTCGGACTGGCGCATGCCGCTGGTCTTCGTCGACTGCCTGCCGCCCGAGGGCTTCGAACGCTTCCCCTCGATCGCCACCGACAGCCGGCTCGGCAGCCATGCCGTCGGCCGCCACTTCGCCGCTCACGGCTATCGCTCCTGGGCCTTCGTCGGCCATACCCCGACCTGGACCAGCCGCTTTGCGCGCGAGGCGGGGCTGCGCGAGGCCGCGGCGGACTGCGGGGCGGAGCTTGCCGTGATCGAGGGCGGCAACGACAGCCGCACGGCTTGCGCGGCGATGCGCGCCTTCCTGGGCGCGCGGTCGCGGGCCGACTGGCCGCGCGCCGTCTACGCCTCCAACGAGCCGCTGCTCAACGGCGCCCTGCGGGCGCTGCGCGAGCAGCGCGTGCGCATTCCCGAGGAGATGGCGATCGTCGGCTTCGACGACTTCCCCTGGGCCGACCTGCTCGATCCGCCGCAGACGGTGGTGGACCAGCAGATCGACGAGCTCGGCCGCCTCGCCGGCAGCAGGATGCTCGCCGCGCTGGAGGGCGTCCCGGACGAGGGGGCGCTGCGCCTGCTCGCCGCGCCGGTGCTGCGCATCCGCGCCTCCTGCGGCGGCCCGGTCGCCGGTGCCGCGGTGTCGGCGGGGTGA
- a CDS encoding carbohydrate ABC transporter permease — MPRDRHRLVSVCFWVVASLVTLFPIYWMFVVSAKSRVELFGRPSFLIKSFFTDNYLSTLNDPVFQKYMINSLVIATANAILVTILALFATYALSRFKPAGRENIFFWTITNRMAPPAVFLLPLFLLFTQTFAFGDWKLFDTRIGLILLYCVFNLPFAIWTMRGIVDGIPKELDEAAMIDGANTWQVLTRVIVPLARPGLAVTAILTWVFAWNEYLFAATLTSVNARTITTGLAEFVTVTGTNWGQMAATATLTLLPALVFLGLVQRHIVAGLTFGAVKE, encoded by the coding sequence ATGCCGCGCGACCGCCACCGCCTCGTCTCCGTCTGCTTCTGGGTGGTTGCCAGCCTGGTGACGCTGTTCCCGATCTACTGGATGTTCGTGGTCTCGGCCAAGAGCCGGGTCGAGCTGTTCGGCCGGCCGAGCTTCCTGATCAAGAGCTTCTTCACCGACAACTACCTCTCGACCCTGAACGACCCGGTGTTCCAGAAATACATGATCAACTCGCTGGTGATCGCCACGGCGAATGCGATCCTGGTCACGATCCTCGCCCTGTTCGCCACCTATGCCCTGTCGCGCTTCAAGCCGGCGGGCCGGGAGAACATCTTCTTCTGGACCATCACCAACCGCATGGCGCCGCCGGCGGTGTTCCTCCTGCCGCTGTTCCTCCTGTTCACCCAGACCTTCGCCTTCGGCGACTGGAAGCTGTTCGACACCAGGATCGGGCTGATCCTGCTCTATTGCGTGTTCAACCTGCCCTTCGCCATCTGGACCATGCGCGGCATCGTCGACGGCATCCCCAAGGAGCTCGACGAGGCGGCGATGATCGACGGCGCCAATACCTGGCAGGTGCTGACCCGGGTGATCGTGCCGCTCGCCCGGCCGGGCCTCGCCGTCACCGCCATCCTGACCTGGGTGTTCGCCTGGAACGAGTATCTGTTCGCGGCGACGCTCACCAGCGTCAACGCCCGCACCATCACCACGGGCCTGGCCGAATTCGTCACCGTCACCGGCACCAACTGGGGCCAGATGGCCGCCACGGCGACGCTGACGCTGCTGCCGGCGCTGGTCTTTCTCGGGCTGGTCCAGCGCCATATCGTGGCGGGCCTGACATTCGGCGCGGTCAAGGAGTAG
- a CDS encoding anhydro-N-acetylmuramic acid kinase, translating into MALVLGLNSGSSFDGIDAVLVEIENGADGYPARPKFIAGNSYAWPDAVAEKVLRAFDNTLSLFELCRLNYLAGAVYAESARALMRELSIRPEQLEVIGYDGQTIYQEPPDHTRMAAFRDEENLVARWLDGPYPCGLQIGEPAIVAAACETIVVTQFRPMDHALGGTGAPLMQYLDYVAFRDVGPVLTLNIGGIANCQLADRDRGRMMAFDTGPGNVMLDHVARARLGKPYDADGAAAALGRIDQGLLDTLLAHPFFHRPPPRSAWRLDFGAGYADARMAEHPHLSAEDLLATFTEFTAIAISRSIRDHVEGLGRIDALLASGGGTRNGFLMQRLAAHLPSSLRLARSDEFGIPAAYKEAIKFATLAHATVNHLGNNIPAASGASRFGILGKIALPPRLARGV; encoded by the coding sequence ATGGCCCTGGTCCTGGGACTGAACAGCGGATCGTCCTTCGACGGCATCGACGCCGTCCTGGTCGAGATCGAGAACGGCGCGGACGGCTATCCCGCACGGCCGAAATTCATCGCCGGCAACAGCTATGCCTGGCCGGACGCCGTGGCCGAGAAGGTGCTGCGCGCCTTCGACAACACGCTGAGCCTGTTCGAGCTTTGCCGGCTCAACTACCTTGCCGGCGCGGTCTATGCGGAATCGGCGCGCGCGCTGATGCGCGAGCTCTCGATCCGGCCCGAGCAGCTGGAGGTCATCGGCTATGACGGCCAGACCATCTACCAGGAGCCGCCGGACCACACCCGCATGGCCGCGTTCCGGGACGAGGAGAACCTGGTGGCGCGCTGGCTCGACGGCCCCTATCCCTGCGGCCTGCAGATCGGCGAGCCCGCCATCGTGGCGGCGGCCTGCGAGACCATCGTGGTCACCCAGTTCCGGCCGATGGACCACGCGCTGGGGGGCACCGGCGCGCCGCTGATGCAATATCTCGACTATGTCGCCTTCCGCGACGTCGGCCCGGTGCTGACGCTCAACATCGGCGGCATCGCCAATTGCCAGCTCGCCGACCGCGACCGCGGCCGGATGATGGCCTTCGACACCGGCCCCGGCAACGTCATGCTCGACCATGTCGCCAGGGCCCGGCTCGGCAAGCCCTACGATGCCGATGGCGCCGCCGCGGCGCTGGGGCGCATCGACCAGGGCCTGCTCGACACGCTGCTCGCCCACCCCTTTTTCCACCGGCCGCCGCCGCGCAGCGCCTGGCGCCTCGACTTCGGCGCCGGCTATGCCGACGCGCGCATGGCCGAGCACCCGCATCTTTCGGCCGAGGACCTGCTGGCCACCTTCACCGAGTTCACGGCGATCGCCATCAGCCGCTCGATCCGCGACCACGTCGAAGGCCTCGGCCGGATCGACGCGCTGCTGGCCAGCGGCGGCGGCACCCGCAACGGCTTCCTGATGCAGCGCCTGGCGGCACACCTGCCGTCCTCGCTGCGCCTGGCGAGGTCCGACGAGTTCGGCATCCCCGCCGCCTACAAGGAGGCGATCAAGTTCGCCACCCTGGCCCACGCCACGGTCAACCACCTCGGCAACAACATCCCCGCGGCCAGCGGCGCCAGCCGCTTCGGCATCCTCGGCAAGATCGCGCTGCCGCCGCGCCTCGCCCGGGGCGTCTGA
- a CDS encoding DUF2160 family membrane protein, producing the protein MSDSDHEPGAEPARTGFLPIRTNAFDRVFIAVVAFVALHLFWMRFLEASIPLTVATVLSVAIGVLIVARG; encoded by the coding sequence ATGAGCGACAGCGACCACGAGCCGGGCGCGGAGCCCGCCAGGACGGGCTTCCTGCCGATCCGCACCAATGCGTTCGACCGGGTGTTCATCGCGGTGGTGGCGTTCGTGGCGCTGCATCTGTTCTGGATGCGCTTCCTCGAAGCGTCGATTCCGCTCACCGTCGCGACCGTCCTGTCGGTCGCCATCGGCGTCCTGATCGTCGCGCGCGGCTGA
- a CDS encoding sugar ABC transporter ATP-binding protein, whose amino-acid sequence MNAPLLAMTGVVKSFGGVQALRGVDFDLKAGEIHALLGENGAGKSTLMNVLAGVHAPDEGAMAIDGAPVRFSNPREAQAAGIATIFQELDLVPGLDVAANLFLGRELTRPGGFLDVPAMRRQARERLEALDLAIDVERPVGELSIGHRQVVAIVKALSYASRVLIMDEPTAALTVGEVERLFAIMRRLSAGGVGIVYISHRLEEVPEIADRVTVMRDGRVAGETRPDAPQAELVRLLVGRPLEELYPRRAGRVGRRLLHLRDARFRPVRERAGWQAPRRISLDVHEGEIVGLAGVMGAGRTELLSALYGTGLAGRWDGGVEVDGRPVRLESIRAARRAGIAFVTDDRRGGGLMLRMAVARNLVMSVIPSISPAGFLSPAREGEAVRRSFGQFDIRPRRPEIAVGALSGGNQQKVVLAKEILGDPRLLLLDEPTRGVDVGAKGEIYARLRELAGQGLGILVASSEMPELVGLCDRIVVLREGCSVAAFEAGADEHAILAAANGKAPDVQP is encoded by the coding sequence ATGAACGCCCCGCTGCTCGCCATGACCGGCGTGGTCAAGAGCTTCGGCGGCGTGCAGGCCTTGCGCGGCGTCGACTTCGACCTGAAGGCCGGCGAGATCCATGCCCTGCTGGGCGAGAACGGCGCCGGCAAGTCGACGCTGATGAACGTGCTCGCTGGCGTGCATGCGCCGGACGAAGGGGCGATGGCGATCGACGGCGCGCCGGTGCGCTTTTCCAATCCGCGCGAGGCGCAGGCCGCCGGCATCGCCACCATCTTCCAGGAGCTCGACCTGGTGCCGGGCCTCGACGTCGCCGCCAACCTGTTCCTCGGCCGCGAGCTCACCCGCCCCGGCGGCTTCCTCGACGTGCCGGCGATGCGCCGGCAGGCGCGCGAGCGGCTCGAGGCGCTGGACCTCGCCATCGACGTCGAGCGGCCGGTCGGCGAATTGTCGATCGGCCATCGCCAGGTCGTGGCCATCGTCAAGGCGCTGTCCTACGCCTCGCGCGTGCTGATCATGGACGAGCCGACCGCGGCGCTGACGGTCGGCGAGGTCGAGCGCCTGTTCGCGATCATGCGCCGGCTCAGCGCCGGCGGAGTCGGCATCGTCTACATCTCCCACCGCCTGGAGGAGGTGCCCGAGATCGCCGACCGCGTCACCGTCATGCGCGACGGGCGCGTCGCCGGGGAGACGCGGCCGGATGCGCCGCAGGCCGAGCTGGTGCGCCTGCTGGTCGGCCGGCCGCTCGAGGAGCTCTATCCCCGGCGTGCCGGACGGGTCGGCCGGCGCCTGCTGCATCTGAGGGACGCGCGCTTCCGCCCGGTGCGCGAGCGCGCCGGCTGGCAGGCGCCGCGGCGCATCTCGCTCGACGTGCACGAGGGCGAGATCGTCGGCCTCGCCGGGGTGATGGGCGCCGGCCGCACCGAGCTGCTCAGCGCCCTCTACGGCACGGGCCTGGCCGGGCGCTGGGACGGCGGCGTCGAGGTCGACGGCCGGCCGGTCCGGCTCGAGTCGATCCGCGCGGCGCGGCGGGCCGGCATCGCCTTCGTCACCGACGACCGGCGCGGCGGCGGGCTGATGCTGCGCATGGCGGTCGCCCGCAACCTGGTGATGTCGGTCATCCCCAGCATCTCCCCCGCCGGCTTCCTGTCGCCGGCGCGCGAGGGCGAGGCGGTGCGCCGGTCCTTCGGCCAGTTCGACATCCGGCCGCGCCGCCCCGAGATCGCGGTCGGGGCGCTGTCCGGCGGCAACCAGCAGAAGGTGGTGCTGGCCAAGGAGATCCTCGGCGATCCCCGGCTGCTGCTGCTCGACGAGCCGACCCGCGGCGTCGACGTCGGCGCCAAGGGCGAGATCTATGCCCGGCTGCGCGAGCTCGCCGGCCAGGGCCTCGGCATCCTCGTCGCGTCGAGCGAGATGCCCGAGCTGGTGGGCCTGTGCGACCGCATCGTCGTCCTGCGCGAGGGCTGCAGCGTCGCCGCGTTCGAGGCCGGCGCCGACGAGCACGCCATCCTCGCCGCGGCCAACGGAAAGGCTCCCGATGTCCAGCCCTGA
- a CDS encoding LacI family DNA-binding transcriptional regulator, whose protein sequence is MATIVEVARLAGVSVSTVSHVVNRTRYVAPATARLVTEAIADIGYQPNTIARSLKTASTSSVGLAISAISNPYFSDIICAVEAECARLGLMVFLSDTQDDPDTELAVVQALHRRRVDGVILAPSAAPQRTLDHLHASRVPCVLIDRLPDARFDQVGVDNAGAMRLLVDHAVAFGHRRIGFVAGHPGFATTLERIEGFRAALAAHGLAFDPATVATGSATTAAAAAAAHALLSLPSPPSLIVTGNNLATIGAMRAIRERGLAVPADLSLVGLDDFEWADCFEPRLTLVAQPCEEIGRQAAALLVERIARPDGPRQTVRLPPALRPRASCGSPA, encoded by the coding sequence ATGGCGACGATCGTTGAGGTCGCCCGCCTCGCGGGTGTCTCGGTCTCGACGGTGTCGCACGTCGTGAACCGGACGCGCTACGTGGCGCCGGCGACGGCACGGCTGGTGACCGAGGCCATCGCCGACATCGGCTACCAGCCCAACACCATCGCCCGCTCGCTGAAGACGGCCTCGACCAGCAGCGTCGGCCTCGCCATCTCGGCGATCTCCAACCCCTATTTCAGCGACATCATCTGCGCCGTGGAGGCCGAATGCGCCCGGCTCGGCCTGATGGTCTTCCTCTCCGACACCCAGGACGACCCCGACACCGAGCTCGCCGTGGTGCAGGCGCTGCATCGGCGCCGCGTCGACGGCGTCATCCTGGCGCCCTCGGCCGCGCCGCAGCGCACCCTCGACCATCTCCACGCCAGCCGCGTGCCCTGCGTGCTGATCGACCGCCTGCCCGATGCGCGCTTCGACCAGGTCGGCGTCGACAATGCCGGCGCCATGCGGCTGCTCGTCGACCATGCCGTCGCTTTCGGGCACCGGCGCATCGGCTTCGTCGCCGGCCATCCCGGCTTTGCCACCACGCTGGAGCGCATCGAAGGGTTTCGAGCCGCGCTGGCGGCGCACGGCCTCGCCTTCGATCCCGCCACCGTGGCGACGGGCAGCGCCACCACCGCGGCGGCGGCCGCCGCCGCCCACGCGCTGCTGTCGCTGCCGTCGCCGCCCAGCCTGATCGTCACCGGCAACAATCTCGCCACCATCGGCGCGATGCGCGCCATCCGCGAGCGCGGGCTCGCCGTGCCGGCCGACCTGTCCCTGGTCGGGCTCGACGATTTCGAATGGGCCGACTGCTTCGAGCCGCGCCTCACCCTGGTGGCCCAGCCCTGCGAGGAGATCGGCCGCCAGGCGGCCGCCCTGCTGGTCGAGCGCATCGCCCGTCCCGACGGGCCGCGCCAGACGGTGCGCCTGCCGCCGGCGCTGCGGCCGCGCGCCTCGTGCGGGAGCCCGGCATGA
- a CDS encoding carbohydrate ABC transporter permease — translation MRSQLTGWLLLAPTLAILVVFGVVPFIYVMAVSFTDWNAFSATPYPVFNGVENYRRLMFDGQFLYAIWLTLKFTVFVVLSELILGYLLAQLLMRDFPLKGLFRTVHTLPLMVAPIAVGATWRLLTVPGLGPLPYYLDRWFGIDFRLGSHPDQAFYTTVAMDVWHWTPLVTLTLLAALSSLPREPFEQAQIDGASRFQIFRHVTLPMLKPAILATVFIRLMDALRTVDEVWMLTGGGPGAATRYIGLYIWRVVFPKTDYGYGAAMSLLTLYLTIVMCWLLYAGLMARRDLKEAD, via the coding sequence ATGCGTTCCCAGCTGACGGGCTGGCTCCTGCTGGCACCCACGCTCGCCATCCTGGTGGTGTTCGGCGTCGTGCCGTTCATCTACGTCATGGCGGTCAGCTTCACCGATTGGAACGCCTTCTCGGCGACTCCCTATCCGGTGTTCAACGGCGTCGAGAATTACCGCCGGCTGATGTTCGACGGCCAGTTCCTCTATGCGATCTGGCTGACGCTGAAGTTCACCGTCTTCGTGGTCCTCAGCGAGCTCATCCTCGGCTACCTCCTGGCCCAGCTGCTGATGCGCGACTTCCCGCTCAAGGGCCTGTTCCGCACCGTGCACACCCTGCCCCTGATGGTGGCGCCCATCGCCGTCGGCGCGACCTGGCGGCTCCTCACCGTGCCGGGCCTCGGGCCGCTGCCCTACTATCTCGACCGCTGGTTCGGCATCGACTTCCGCCTCGGCTCCCACCCCGACCAGGCCTTCTACACGACCGTCGCCATGGACGTCTGGCACTGGACGCCGCTGGTGACGCTGACGCTGCTGGCGGCGCTGTCCTCCCTGCCGCGCGAGCCGTTCGAGCAGGCGCAGATCGACGGCGCCAGCCGCTTCCAGATCTTCCGGCACGTGACGCTGCCGATGCTGAAGCCGGCGATCCTGGCCACCGTGTTCATCCGCCTGATGGATGCGCTGCGCACGGTGGACGAGGTGTGGATGCTGACCGGCGGCGGCCCGGGCGCGGCGACACGCTATATCGGCCTCTACATCTGGCGGGTGGTCTTCCCCAAGACCGACTATGGCTACGGCGCCGCCATGTCGCTCCTGACGCTCTACCTCACCATCGTGATGTGCTGGCTGCTCTATGCCGGCCTGATGGCCCGCCGCGACCTCAAGGAGGCGGACTGA
- a CDS encoding GMC family oxidoreductase, with protein MQDYDYIVAGGGSSGCVTASRLVRDFGARVLLIEAGPERSSPILAMPAGYMKFLASDAYLTMHKSVPQPQLDGRAPIIPQGRVLGGGSAVNAMVYMRGQAADYDRWDRGIGQGSGWSYRDLLPHFKRQEDNDHLAGDFHGVGGPLKVSHLGHHCAMSRAFVKTVQGLGYPHNPDFNGAQQRGVGFMQHTIDGATRRRCSARDAFIAPLMGDPRLTVLTGASVTGVIVENGRAQGVRYVQAGQEKTAHAAAEVILTSGSYITPKLLMLSGLGPADHLKQHGIAVKVDLPGVGQNLQDHHEVPVIAAANGPYGYFGQDRGLKMLRNGLQYLLFKSGPVTTTGVEACAFIDPEESGEEGTVQLYCVPTVYLDRDISGIAPREGVTLTPGVMRPKARGSVRLRSADPAAPPLVDCNFFGHPDDLKLQVAGLRFARRIMAASPMREMLTGELFPGPDKVSDAELASHCKRMVKTTYHPVGTCRMGADEDAGAVLDTRLRVRGVEKLRVFDLSMMPSITSGNTNAPAMAIADRAVSLMMG; from the coding sequence ATGCAGGACTACGATTACATCGTCGCCGGCGGCGGCAGCTCGGGCTGCGTCACCGCCAGCCGGCTGGTGCGCGATTTCGGCGCGCGGGTGCTGCTGATCGAGGCCGGGCCGGAGCGCTCCAGCCCGATCCTGGCCATGCCGGCCGGCTACATGAAGTTCCTGGCGAGCGACGCCTATCTCACCATGCACAAATCCGTGCCGCAGCCCCAGCTCGACGGCCGCGCCCCGATCATCCCGCAGGGCCGGGTGCTGGGCGGGGGCAGCGCCGTCAACGCCATGGTCTATATGCGCGGCCAGGCCGCCGATTATGACCGCTGGGACCGCGGCATCGGCCAGGGCTCGGGCTGGAGCTATCGCGACCTCCTGCCGCATTTCAAGCGCCAGGAGGACAACGACCATCTCGCCGGCGACTTCCACGGCGTCGGCGGCCCGCTGAAAGTGTCCCATCTCGGCCATCACTGCGCCATGAGCCGGGCCTTCGTGAAGACGGTGCAGGGGCTGGGTTACCCCCACAACCCCGACTTCAACGGGGCGCAGCAACGCGGCGTCGGCTTCATGCAGCACACGATCGACGGCGCCACCCGCCGGCGCTGCAGCGCCCGCGACGCCTTCATCGCCCCGCTCATGGGCGATCCGCGCCTCACCGTGCTCACCGGGGCCAGCGTCACCGGGGTGATCGTCGAGAACGGCCGGGCGCAGGGCGTGCGCTATGTCCAGGCCGGCCAGGAGAAGACGGCCCATGCCGCGGCCGAGGTGATCCTCACATCCGGCTCCTACATCACGCCCAAGCTCCTGATGCTCTCCGGCCTCGGCCCGGCCGACCATCTGAAGCAGCACGGCATCGCGGTGAAGGTTGACCTGCCGGGTGTCGGGCAGAACCTGCAGGACCACCACGAGGTGCCGGTCATCGCCGCCGCGAACGGGCCCTATGGCTATTTCGGCCAGGACCGCGGGCTGAAGATGCTGCGCAACGGCCTGCAATATCTCCTGTTCAAGTCAGGCCCGGTGACCACCACCGGCGTCGAGGCCTGCGCCTTCATCGACCCCGAGGAGAGCGGCGAGGAGGGCACGGTGCAGCTCTATTGCGTGCCGACCGTCTATCTCGACCGCGACATTTCCGGCATCGCCCCCCGCGAGGGCGTGACGCTGACGCCGGGGGTGATGCGGCCGAAGGCGCGCGGCTCGGTCAGGCTGCGCTCGGCCGATCCGGCGGCGCCGCCCCTGGTCGACTGCAACTTCTTCGGCCATCCCGACGACCTCAAGCTGCAGGTGGCGGGCCTGCGCTTCGCCCGCCGGATCATGGCGGCCTCGCCGATGCGCGAGATGCTCACGGGCGAGCTCTTCCCCGGCCCGGACAAGGTCTCGGACGCCGAGCTCGCGTCCCATTGCAAGCGCATGGTCAAGACCACCTACCACCCCGTCGGCACCTGCCGCATGGGCGCGGACGAGGATGCCGGCGCGGTGCTCGACACCAGGCTGAGGGTGCGGGGGGTGGAGAAGCTCAGGGTGTTCGACCTCTCGATGATGCCGAGCATCACCTCCGGCAACACCAACGCCCCGGCGATGGCGATCGCCGACCGGGCGGTGTCGCTGATGATGGGGTGA
- a CDS encoding extracellular solute-binding protein, producing MRARLGLTVTLAAASMLASLTIAKADFWSDAGAPYKGLVLHGITERTPSSNYAKEELAAAFEKATGIKVDFETTSWDQMFDKSIKDMEAKTGIYDLVYIEQDIIYSYLSRSFLVDLTKTLADNPKLAAPDFDTKSFTSFINYFKDPSNEHLYGVPMEAFIKPYLYRKDLFDDPKVQAAFKAKYTYDLAPATTHQQYRDIAEFFTQWGRDNDEELWGTTVQASSGHPASVYEVLESVWPTFGVYNWGIDASKNYAASVANGGTMNSDKAKAGLQWWLDNLKYAPPESTSSTWDEVAATFAAGRAAQGLVYGENTAWIATDDSRSKVVGKVGVALPPLAEGVKAEAEAGKGYVGYFDGGAYGIPVTSKNKEAALLFLQFIGQASVQPDWAVKSARITLTSTYDDPAVQEQDKKLNGYYTLMKQTGNLFAGAPPYPFHAQVREAISPFFYEAITGQITAGDALDKAAAAAEAELGKLGYRK from the coding sequence ATGCGAGCAAGGCTCGGGCTGACCGTCACGCTGGCCGCCGCTTCGATGCTGGCGAGCCTCACCATCGCCAAGGCCGACTTCTGGTCGGACGCGGGCGCGCCCTACAAGGGCCTCGTCCTGCACGGCATCACCGAACGCACGCCCTCCTCGAACTATGCCAAGGAGGAGCTCGCCGCCGCCTTCGAGAAGGCGACCGGCATCAAGGTCGATTTCGAGACCACGTCCTGGGACCAGATGTTCGACAAGTCCATCAAGGACATGGAGGCCAAGACCGGCATCTATGATCTGGTCTATATCGAGCAGGACATCATCTACAGCTATCTCTCGCGCAGCTTCCTCGTCGACCTGACCAAGACGCTGGCCGACAATCCGAAGCTGGCCGCGCCGGACTTCGACACCAAGAGCTTCACCAGCTTCATCAACTATTTCAAGGATCCGTCGAACGAGCACCTCTACGGCGTGCCGATGGAAGCCTTCATCAAGCCCTATCTCTACCGCAAGGACCTGTTCGACGACCCGAAGGTGCAGGCCGCGTTCAAGGCCAAGTACACCTACGACCTGGCGCCGGCCACGACGCACCAGCAGTATCGCGACATCGCCGAGTTCTTCACCCAGTGGGGCCGGGATAATGACGAGGAGCTGTGGGGCACCACGGTGCAGGCCTCCTCGGGCCATCCCGCCTCGGTCTACGAGGTGCTGGAGAGCGTCTGGCCGACCTTCGGCGTCTACAACTGGGGCATCGACGCCTCGAAGAACTATGCCGCCAGCGTCGCCAATGGCGGCACCATGAACAGCGACAAGGCCAAGGCCGGGCTGCAATGGTGGCTCGACAACCTCAAATACGCCCCGCCGGAATCCACCTCCTCGACCTGGGACGAGGTCGCCGCCACCTTCGCCGCCGGCCGCGCCGCCCAGGGCCTGGTCTATGGCGAGAACACCGCCTGGATCGCCACCGACGACAGCCGCTCCAAGGTGGTCGGCAAGGTCGGCGTCGCCCTGCCGCCGCTCGCCGAGGGCGTCAAGGCCGAGGCCGAGGCCGGCAAGGGCTATGTCGGCTATTTCGACGGCGGCGCCTACGGCATCCCGGTCACCTCCAAGAACAAGGAGGCGGCGCTGCTCTTCCTGCAGTTCATCGGCCAGGCCTCGGTGCAGCCGGACTGGGCGGTGAAGAGCGCCCGCATCACGCTGACCTCGACCTATGACGACCCGGCGGTGCAGGAGCAGGACAAGAAGCTCAACGGCTACTACACCCTGATGAAGCAGACCGGGAACCTGTTCGCCGGCGCTCCGCCCTACCCATTCCACGCCCAGGTGCGCGAGGCGATCTCGCCCTTCTTCTACGAGGCGATCACCGGCCAGATCACCGCCGGCGACGCCCTCGACAAGGCCGCCGCGGCGGCCGAGGCCGAGCTCGGCAAGCTCGGCTACCGCAAATAG